From the Solea solea chromosome 7, fSolSol10.1, whole genome shotgun sequence genome, the window TGAACGCCTCAAACCCTCCACTGTAGTCCACCTGGGGAAGGCAGTGACGTGGAATCATTTAAAGCAAGTGTAAATATAAGGGTGCGTGCACATGCTGCGAGTGTGTCTGTCTTACTCTCAGGCGAATGAGAGGTTTCTCTGGGGTGAGTGGACATCCAAGTCTTTCTCTCTCAGCTTCTTCTAACATCTCTATGACCTTATGAACAGCACAAAGAAAGAGTGAGAATCCATTCTGACTGTATCACAGACTAAAAGCCCAGTGAAAGTCCACAAtaatattcactcactcactcactcatcttgtaccactttaccctccacatgagaCATAGGCTCATCACAGGGCcaaaatagagacaaacaatcattcactctcacacctacagtcaatttagagtgtccagtttgcctaatccccaaaactgcatgtttttggacagagggaggaaactgaagaacccagagaaaaccacaATAACATTACTGTGCAATAATAAGTACTAAACTGGCCTTTTGtttggaataataataacttgaGGGTTACCTTGGCATAGCAAAAGTCCTCCACCTTCTTTGTAACCTGGGGTGTATCAGGTGTGAAGAGGTCTTCGTAGTCAGCCAGCACCACATCCTGGATGAAGAACTGACGAACTGTATTCAGGGGAATCTTCTGCAGGTTCATCTTCCTACCCTTCACCTTCAGAAGCCCAATGTGCCTGAATATACACGAAGAGGTGTTCAATGAGGCAACTTGATAAAAACACTCAGAATATAGAGGCTACGcttgacactgtgtgtgtttacatacttTTTAGTTGCTTCTCCAGGGGACAGGGATGTTGCGACAGAGCTGCCAGGCTGGGTCACATAGAAAAGCTGCTGTTCATTTCTGGTCGGTGCTATCAAGCATTCATGCTCATGACCCCACACCACCAGGTCAATAAATTCATCAAGGAACTGCTCGGGAATGTAGTTTGTGGGGCCGTGCTTACTcctacagaacacacacacattggaaaatgaaaacatgaggacGGTCTATGGATTACGTGACATATATCTCTGCTGTGCTTTCCGATTAGTCTATAAGATAAGGAAAGCTTACACAAGCAAAAGTCTTGTTGCACCCCACCCCCTGCACAGGcagagacatacacacagatctGTCGCACACAATCTGAGCGCGTCAAATACTGTTAACTGCACCCTTCACATCGGTGCTAAATGATTCAACAGCATTTTGAAATTTAGCACCAGAACCCATTTAGTACCAGGTTTCGTTACCCATCACTACAGTAAGTGTTAAGTAGCAATGACTATCATCCAACACATGCATAAACATACACCTGTTCTGATGGATGGTGAAGAGGTTGAACCATTTATCCTGATCTTCTTTGGGCCGAAGCATGGTTACCTGGTTGTTGACAAACATCCTGTACAAGCGCTCGTCTGGGATAGAacctaaacacaaacacaaatgattttttttacttttacttcgaTCAACCCCAGAAGGATGAAGACAAATATaaatgacatactaaccaagACCATACAAGGCCAGCTTGGTGCTGCCCTTCTGCAAGAGGATGGGACTAATTTCTATTCTCTCAACAGAATGGGAGTGACCAAAGTGATTTACAAGACCAGAGGCACTTAGCAGATCCAGCGCACACAGACCTTCAGCCTtggggaaacaaaaacatacataggTAAAGACAAGTGGAAATACACATATTTTCGTGTCATAAAACACCTTCTCCAATACTGGAGGCTACTCACCCCAGTGGGGTCATCATGGTTGCCATGAATGCTGAACACAGGAATAGAGATATTCAGGTTTTCATCCTGATAGTTAACCCAGGGGAACCTGCAACACAccaacacatactgtaaaaaacaataacacaatttgtgttgtgttgtttgtttgtcagttttGGCAGGAGGGACTGACTGAGTGGTGTTGAAGTTGACAGTCTGGTCACTGAGGATGTTGAAGAGTATGGGCGACTCTCCCATGCAGTATCGTCTAAGCATAGTGATGCAGTTGTGGAGACATCGACGTGatggtttgttttcatgaaaCAAATCTCCTCCCAGCAAGATAAAATCCacctacaaacaaaaacatgacaagtgGTCTTTAGGGATGTCCATTGATGCAGATTAAGACACACATGTATCTGATTTAGTATTTTATAATCTATATGACTTGATCATATCAGTGTGTATGTACCTGATTCGTCTTGGCACAGTTGAGGATCTCTTCCAGTGTCTTGTAAGTGTCATTGCCACGGATTGCATCCTTCTCGAGGTAACCGAGGTGAACATCTGTAGCAATCAGGATCTTGAAGGTATCCTCATCATCTCTAGAAACCAAACAGCAAAATCAGTAACAAGAAATACAATTAATCAAGACAGGTGCATTAGACAGCATTGATCACAGCCTATATACAGAATTAACAGTATTTATTATTCACTGGGACGAATTAGGAACTCTGATTATAGCCAATCTTTATAATCACAACATTTCTGgtttgatacattttttttaagaagttATATATGAACACAGACTCACAAGGTGCTCTCTGAGGACATGATGGTGTGGGGAAAAGACAGATTCAGCAAATGGCTTTTCCTACAGAAAATAGACgttgaaaaaaagtacacaagcaatattaaaacaattgtCTGAGATGGCAACTATGTCACAGGGACAACACTGAGCAGATCACAATTTGCAAGTAAAATGTCCCAGAAGTAGGGCTGCAAagattaatcagttattaatcgattactaaatgaataatCAACTAATCGGTTGGAAagttttattatataattagttttcagatttttcggcttcttagaatgtgaatatttcctggtttgttTGCTTCATATATAAATCTACatattatggaccaaactacaattaatcgagaaaataatcatcaggtgaatgattatgaaaataatcgttagttgcagtaTTTCTAAGTATTTCTATAACTTTTATCTGTGTTTCTACGGAGTAATATATTTaactatacatttaaaaatattacgTGAGACAGTAAATTAGAGCTGCAATGATTAGTCGATTATTAATTAATCACTTAATTAATTCCGAACTGTTTTAATAAGTTAGCTTTTGTGATTTCaggttgttaaatgtgaataatgttGGTTTGTTTAGCCTCTATAGCAGtgaattaaatatatttagatTGTggacaaatataaacatttgaGGATGTCTTCAATATGAGGTTTCTCGAACACAAGTTAACCTGTAACACAATTTTCAGCACtttacagacaaaacaactaatcaattgaCTGacaaaataatcgacagatgaaaaTATTTAGCAGCAGCCCTACTGTGTGATAGCTAGTTAAGCTAACTAATGATCGGTTAGTAAAGTAGTAGCTAACATGTGATTAAAGTGCAGGTAGTTCATGCGAATACGTTAAATTAGCTTTCACTTATGCTATACGCTGATGAGTTCAGTGTATCAATATGACTTACTCgaacaaaaaaactacaaacataTTGGGTCGGTCTAACCTTCACGTAATATTTATACATTGTTTATTATCACAAGAATAACGTGCAGAACCTTCAGTTTTACAACACCCACCTCCTCCGAAGTCTCTCTGACCACCTAACTTGCACTGAAATCCCGGCAAGTCTTCTTCTCTGCCCGCCCCTCACAATGCTTCACGGTTGTTGTAGTTTTACTCAGCAGCATCTCCTGTTCTGAAGAGGGGAATCTCCGCGAAAGAAAAACGACACTTCCGGCTAATacgccatgtgcatttgttttgctCACAGAGTCAGACCGGACCTGCAGTTTACCGGAAAGCAGTGCGTTGCCGTGTATGTGCGCGGTGCCTGTCGGGCCAACCCGATATGAATATGATTCAAACCCTGCTACAGAGGAGAAACTGAGTTAGCTGTGTTGTCTGCTaagtgatgttttcttttcacattacACATTTATAGCATGACAGCTATCGCAAGCTGTCACGCTAAATCAACGAAATCAAAAAAAGCTCGGACCATTTGACTAGTTTTACTTTATGCTAGCGTGATTTAGTACGATTTAACTCCAGAATTTCGCAGAATTTACTCCCTGGTCCAATACAAGCGAGATAGACTGGTTCAGCTTCATTCATGTCAATGGATACTCGGGACAGTACGGTAAGGTTTGACTCTAATTTGCAACAAGTTCAACCTTATATAGACGATAGCGTTTACTTGAAGCAGTTTATATTGGCTTTATAGTGAGCTACCTAGCAGCAGTTGTTACAACTCAAACGTAAAAGCGTAATGAAGTTTGActagtgtgtagtgtgtgtgtgttgtaggaCCAACATGGTATAAACCATacgaagtgaggacattttgactggtcctcacatcttcaaAGGGCTCATATGTTCTCACTAtgaattaagtgtgtgtgtgtgtgtgtgtgtatttttttcacaAAGTGTACTTCAAGTATTTTTTATCATTCTGTTTTTCTAAACAGAAGCTCCATCCTCCACCACCCAGTGGAGTGGTATCTGACAACCTCTCCCAGTCATCCTATCAAGATTATCCAGCTCACCGTCCCCTAATCAACAAATTTCTGCATCACACTCCCcgacaacacacacatcagtcatGTCGCACATTATCACCCAGCAAGGCCTTCCCAGAAACCAGCAGTGCAGGTacagaatatttcatttgtgtgttgCATTCACTTCTTAATGTTCCCATTCAGGCACTGTGGTGTTTTAGAGCTCCATGGTTACTCATGCAACCTGATGCTACACTACTTGAATGTCTCGGCTCGGCTGACATCTTTTCATTCCTTCACATTATCCTCTCTAAGCCACTCCTCAGCTACTTACGCAACGTCTTCATCTATACTAACCTTTAAATCATATCTTATTACACATATTCCCTTAACATGCTTGTATTTTTTAAGAGTATACTTACCAACACTCACACaattcacctgtgtgtgtgtgtgtgtgtgtgtgtgtgtgtgtgttcagcaaTCTTATCTGCCTTGAGGAATCTCCAGAAAAAGATCAGGAGTTTGGAGTTGGACAAAGGACACACAGAATCTGTATTCAGAGACACACCATACACACAACTACAGAGTGACAAAGTCACACAGGCATCCTTAAGTAATcaaacagacagagggagagagatgagtGATCCCTCCAACTGTAACCAAGGTCAGTATATGATATAAAAAGTAACATCCTAACCTTTACGTTAACAGTGTTATTCACTGCTTGTTGTTATTGTCTTCTCCTCATCTCACTCCATCCCTGGGCATCATTGTTCTGATAGTGTTGATCACCCACCTTGCTGCTGCAGAGTCTCGCTGTGTGAGACTGGAACGACAGCTGGAACACATGAAAAGGATGTTGCACAATGTCAAGGCAGACAAGACCAACCTGGTCAAACAGCAGGTTCGCCCCTTATTTTTCAACTATTTTTTCTAATCCATCATGAGGATGGTTTGGGTTTATGCACGCTCAGCTATGTGTCCTAAAACCACCTCTGTGGTTATTGCGTTCAGATCTGAGGATGCATTTAGGATGAATTGGGTgtgttcagacctgtacttGGCACTGTCTGCATGAGATCAGATCACTCGGGGTGGATGTTTATACCAGGTCTTAACAATTTGCTCCCTCAAACTGTCAGGTTTCCATGGATACAGCAGAAAAAGCCCATCAACAGCCTGACACAGTGTCCGAGCATATCCACCTGGAGAAGCTGGAGCGACTTGAACAGGAGTATCTCCggctcacacgcacacagaaaaacactgaggtacaaataaagtgaaatgtaaatgaattaGTGGTATAAGAATGTTTACTGACCTCAACCACTGAGCTGTCCAGGTAGTGTCTTATCACTGTCAAAAGGAAGAGCACAAGGTAATGTCATTATTGCTAGATTTCTGTGTAGTTTTCATTCATCCAAGTCATAATTATCCACAGTGAAACCCTGGAATTTCTTCCGTCAAGTGGGATGCTGAAAGCAAGTTTTTTGTGTCCTGGGATGTACATCTGTATCCTCAAAAGAGTGTCACTTTTCTACAGATGTAGGTAGACGGTTGAGTGTTCTGAAAACTCCTCAGGACTCAGCTGTCTACCTACACCACACACTTTGAGAACTGAAGAAGCTTCTTAGGTAaaaggtgaaacatcttcaagaaaTCTGCACGTCCAGTTGCTAGTGATTCAATGACATTTGGTCAATATACACATTTATGGCTTCTTGTGGGTCCTTGCCACTTTTGGTAAAaatcctacaaaataaaaaagagaagtcACCATGTGATTGAACTTCTGATGTCCACACAAAGTCATGACCTGTGGGAAAAGGTGGCAACTAATTTCCTATACTGGACATCTCTCTgatctctctttctgtctttggtTTAGAATCAAACATTGaaattttgaatttaaatttaataaaaaatctaaacaaaatCTTTGCACAACATGTGTCTGGATGTGTCAGATAAAGATGCGTGAGCTGGAGATGaaactgcaggaggaggagcatcaGAGAAAGCTGATCCAGGATAAAGCCATTCAGGTAGtgagattttttattattttttctctctctttatgaTGTGATCTCTTTCATAGCTTACAGGACACACAAGGTtgtgcatcattttttttgtatctttcCTCAGCTACAGACAGGTTTGGAGGCCAATAGGATCCTGCTGCGGTCAGTGTCGCCCTGTATGACCACTAGACAGGCCAAAGAGAAGAGGTCCAGTTCCCAGGTTGGTTCAAGATTCAAAATACACTCATCCTTTCTCTGATTTGGcttttctaaaaaagaaaattgtcacGCTGTCAGTTTTACGTTatgctgattttcttttcccaGAAGTCATCACCGCAGCTGTTGTCAAGCACGCAGCCACATTACAGACTGAGCCTCAGAGACGTGCCTTTTGTTGCTGGAACGGTACTATTTTGGTTTAtagagttaaaataaaatggtatttATGTAGTTTTCCTTGacactgtttgtctctgtttcctTCTTTCCCCTCTACCACCTGGCCCTCAGTCCATAGGCGGCAGCCACTCAGTCAGAGCAAATGTCCAGTCAGTTTTGTCTCTTCTGAAGCAGCACCAGCCACAACTCTGCAACAGCCATGTGCTCTCTGACCATGCAAGCAGCTACAGGACTGTTGGCCACACGTGTTCAGAGagttcctcctcttcctcttccactaGTGGAGAGGAGCTGTCAGAGTTGATGCAAGCACTACACAAGGAGCTGCGACTCATGAGCCTGTGAGTGTACTGGTGTCACATGTGCTTGATCAGGGGTAAAGTAGTTTTAAAAAAGTCTTGTGTtttaatcgtgtgtgtgtgtgtgtgttgcagggagCATGAAGAATTAATGAGGCAGATGAGGGAGAGTGTGTCTCAGCAGGAAAGAAGGGAACTTCAGAGGGAGCAGGAGAGTTTGCTGCTCAAAATGGAGAGGAAGGGAGATCAGATTAGTAAGCTctacaaacataaaaaacatgtaGGTGTCCACACAACATACATTTCAATTCACATATAACCcaatttttggatttttttgtttttgttgacttatttCTGGTACCTTTTTCTTGACTCTCTTGTAGATAAAGAAGCTAAGAAAGGAGGCCAATTTAAGGCATAACTATCGGAGTGAAGTTAAAATGGGTACTGCGGTGCCCACAAGAGGGCGCTCCGCTGCAGCAGTCAAACTTAAACCAGGAGACAGAAGCAAGAGGAAtctggagctgctgagggaCATGAAGGCTTTGAAGAACTCATTACAGAGCTGAAACCCACCAGGACACAAACTCATCCCAACGGTTTAGTCTTGTTGGTGCTATCTTTCTACACGTGAACATTATTTCACCATCAGTACAACCATTGACTGAAAACCACCAGTTGAACATGACAAAGGAACTAACATGTGGACTGTTTGACTTGtgatttcttgagaaaaatcttattttaacAAACTGGGAAAACGACagtgtctttgttgtctttaGTAGTCCAATCTAATCGTGTCATGGCAGGATCATTTATACTTTAAACAGACATTTTTGTTCAAGATCTGGATATGAATTCAGGATTTTTTTGAccctctctgagtgctttctctagttttgCTTTCTGTATAACTGATTGTTCCCTCAGTGCTGGAAAATATGTGTTCATTTCTCTGTTTGTATAGACACCCACTTTTACTGCCATGGACAACCTGGTCTTGGGAACCACCAGGAAGTGCTAAAACATCTCTGGGTTGCTTGATAGTTACACATTCTCACATTGTATTAACATTTACAAAGTGGTTGCATCAACTGTCAGTAGTAGGAAGAACTGGCAGTGAAAGTGGAATATATTACTATAATTGGAATGGCCTTAAAATAACAGTTACATGGCAGACGATATCGGTGCATACTTGGAAATATTCCTACAATCATGTgcttttttgaaatgaaaatgtgtttgttgggAAATAAAAATTGTATTGCTTGCATATCCCTAGAATCTATCATTTAGTTACAGCTTGTTTGTTTCTGCACCCATGAAGTCACTATTAGCTCCTCCAGGCATGTCACTGAAGTGACAGGGCTTTTGCTGTTCAGGCCCCTTAGCTCTGGAACTCAGTATTATCTTCTACATCTCTGTTTAAAACTTGCATGACATATTTTAAACTTTTAGCGtttatttgtgtcacattttttacTTCCATGTTCCAGATTTTGCCTTTTAAGCTATTTTCACGCTTAcctcatttgttttattgtcgaTGTGACAGAGCCAAAGTGAGGTGATTTCCTCTTTTACTTCAGAGACGTGATGAAAAAAGTAGCACTACACTTACTGCAAACTGGAAGCGATGAGCTGCAGACAcatccccccacacacaccctgctGCTAGTCTGGTACAACAATATCACCCACATTAGCTGCTTCACATGCACCACAGCTAGAGGAACTCATCTCTACAGTAAGTTTGTCTCCTTTTTCCACTGTGTTGTAATAGGCAAGCAACTTATTAACCATAACTGTCATAAAGTATACTGGCTTCTTTAAAATAACCAGAAATAACTGTATCATCATATGTAAAGGTACCAGAATTACTTTTATCACAAGTACTAGAATACTTAAACTCGTTTCACGAGGAAAGGTACCACAGCTAACCTTAtcacaagtaaaagtaccaggAAAATTTTCATTACAAATACCAGAAATACTCTGTAtcacaagtaaaagtactgggtGTATAATAATTTAATCAAATTCTAAGTATCAAAAGTGCCTATTATGCACAAATCATGTCCTCTTGCATTTTGCTGGTTGAGATTGACAACGTTCTAACTAAATATATAGTTTAGGCTAAAACAATACATATTTTAGATTACATGTATTGTATTGAAATGTAGTGGAGAAAACAGCTTAAAAGGGATGTAAAGTACAAGTACCTCATATCTCTACTTACTTATTAAGTTCCATTTAACCACAAACATTACTTCTTCACTTCCTTTATTAAAAACTAATAGTTTCATTCAGAAATAATGGATATTTATTTTTAGGACAAATATAAGTGTATTCTGATTGATGACCGCGTGACTGGTGGATATAAACATCTTGGATATGTTAGTGTGAGGTTGTTTACCGAGGAATAACACGTGGGTCAAACTGGAACATGCAAATCTTCGATTGTCCATGTTCCATTTACATTATGACATGTGACATGCGTGCACGTCAGCGTGTAAGTTTACGAGGATCCTGATTTGAAGATTATAGGAGCGCTCGCTGTAGCATGAGTCACTATGTAGCTTGGGATAATTTATGATTTTGATTACACAAGAATGTTCTTCacttgtgtacgtgtgtgtgtgtgtgtgttacacaatGAGCTGTTCTTTCCACTGCTATCCTTCCCGTCTCATTTCCTTTCTGTGAGCATTCAATCCTGACAGTGACAgtcacagtaaaacacactCTCATTCAACAGCTCACTGTATCACATGTAGAATAGTTTACATTTTTCTCTAGGAGGCCATACTGCACGTCTTGTCAAATGATGGAAGAATGCTGCCAGGTCATAGAAGCGTTTGTAAGTACATTCAAAACTAACTGACGTTGGAACTGCTGTGTGCATAGAGGACTGTAACGTTAACCTTTTTGTGAACGCTTGTTTAATATCAAGCGATATTTCACTATCGATTATGGCCAAATGTGTAGCCTAAAGTCCACGTCGCATTAGTGTTTGCTGTGTACGTTGCAACCATTTGACAGGGGAAACGAAGGTAAACACAGGTGTTAGATAATCACATTAACAAAGGTGCTGTTCTTGTTAGGCCTTGATAAGTGTGAACACCTGTGTTTACTATAGTACATGAGTTAATGTCTActgctgtaagaaaaaaaaaaagccagttgAGAAGTTACAACTTAAGTGTACATCCAAGAAAtatacagggtttttttttctttttaactaattgccacagataaatgtgttatttgatcatcagacagtggatctgagatacacgtctcattcccacaacaacagaggaagttgggattgaaaaaaataaataaaactagaaAAATTTAATCCGACTCTAGAATAGAacatgaattaaacaaacagcagcaaactTAAATTCattatgtggggggggggggcgatgggtgaaactgccctttaacttcaattagttgtaaaataaatgcattttaccTGTTTTCTTTAACTTGTTTGACCAGAAGGTTAACCCTTGTGAAAATTATTCTACAGTTTAACAAGGGAATTGTTTATTGTACAGACTTTTGTTGAGACTTTTGGATGTAAGCATACCCTTTAAATGTAACCACTGGGGTTTAAAGCAACACGTGACACCGACACAACAAACGTACATGGACAGAGGTGTGGTGTCCAGTCACAGGAGGGCAGTGTTTCTCTAACAAGTGAATCTCAAAAACACTGTGAAACCttgtatttctttgttgtttctttctttctttctttctttctttctttctctaccACTTtaaaccacttcctgttaaCATCTTTACCAGTGAATTCATGTCGTTGCAATTACATTCGACTTCCTCTTGTCAGCTTTGTCAAAACCAGGAAAtacaagttttattttgaaactgatGCAGCACAGCTTCATTTGAATTCTTGAAAgccagtgtttgtttactgagGCTTTTGACAATTTGGAGGCACTCATGTGTGCTAATGATGGTATCACCAGTCTGATTAATGGCGTTTAAGGTGAAAGGGAGTGCTTGTGGCTTTAATACTGAATGTATGATCATAGCAGGTGATTGTTTGCTCTTGTGAGTGATGTGTTTACAAAATGATTCACCCTTTTGTTTGTTCTCACAGATATGAATAAGTCCCACGTGGTTTAATGGACGGCTCACAGGTTCAACAGGCCGCATAAGTGGATAATATGACCAACGGCAGACAGTACATGGTACAAGTCAGGGTCTAATTGGTTTCAGATATTTTCGAAATCAGCTCCTGAAGGTGTGTCTGGGTTTACTGTTACTACTACGGCATGCAGGATGGGCCAAACCTGCTCGGATCTGTCGCACAGCAGCGCCGCCACCCCAGGCAGAACGCGGTGGAGAGCGGACGAGAACCAGCAGCGAGTCTGCGTCCGCGAACCGAGGAGCGGAGAGAAGCCACAGAGAGGGCAGTTCAGGAGGAATCCGATGAAAAATAAAGTGCTGTCGTGTCTTGGAAGGAGAAAGCGAGACTCCAGCCAAACAGAAGGCGGTTTCTGTTGCGGAAACGGAGCTGCGGCGACGCGACGCGATCACAGAGTGGGAAAGTTGCCCAGGGACGAGGCTGTGTCAGCGGTTGGGGAACGGGGGGCAGCAGCCACGGGTTGTTTGAAAACACCGACGAGCCTGGATGCCAACACCGACGCTTACCAAGACGCCGTGACCGGAGAGGAGACGGCTGGCTCGTCCGATGCGTCGGGTCCCGTTAAGCGGCCTGGTGAAGTCAGCGGTGCGGGCATCGAGGATCCGAAACCCGAGCGGGAAGACAATGCCTCGGATCCCCCAGCGAGGGCCATGGAAGATCATCCACTGGGGGCAACAAACAACGACGGTCGCCCTGAGCCTGAGGTTCGGTTATTGACGGGGAGTTGTGTGACCGCAGCCGCTTCGTTCACCTCTGACCCGGACATTCAGCGGACTCTGACTGCTTCGCTCCCGGATCAACCTTTGGACAGTGGACTGTCGATAACGGACGAACACACGGAGGCAGAAATGACCAAAACTGACCGCAGCGACGTCTCATGTCCGCCCACCGCGGCCGGGGATTTAAACAACTGCTGTGCGGTTGAAACCGAGCACAGAAAAGACTCTGGTCAGGACACATGGATCCCCACAGGGACACCGAGTTACCCGGGAACCATACCGAAACTCATTATAACCAGGGACCCCAGTCCGATCCGCTCCCACGGGGCCCCGCCTTTGCTGACCGTCTCCACGGATATCAGCTCTTGTCTGGAGCCTCGCGCCGAGGACGAGTCTCCCTGCTCGGACAGCGGCTGCGGGGGCTCCCCGGCCCTGATGCGCTCACTGAGGAAGTTGTCCAACTCCTCGTCCATCGGCCTTTCCTCCGCATCGTCCTTTGAGGAGTCGGAGGATGACTTCACCGGCAGCGACATTGAATCCAGTTTGTCTCCTGCCCGGTCTCTGTGCAGTCCAGACGACGGGACAGTGGTGAGTGTCTTCTCTTCCCTTTTGATTTGACGATGTTTCAGTCATTTAGAAATCTCCCAGCTGTgctcaatcaaaacaaagtcATGAACCGATCTCACTGCTCTGCCTACCAAAAAATCACCAATGCAAATATTGTGCAAACGACCATATACTGTAGCAAACAAAGACTCACTGgacactttattaggcacactgTCCAACTGCTTGTTAAacaaatcagccaatcacatggcagacTCAATACATCCATGCAGGTAGAGGACCTGTTCATGTTCAAATGCAGCATCACAACTGGGAAGGAAATGGGATTTAAGTGAGTTTAAGTGGGATGACACCACTTTTTTGTGACCGATAACACAAACTCTAATATCTATtgatttcaaagacacaattctccaactgtgtgacaaatattgaagaaataaacagcccaaacctcgcctgtgcatagtgaagcatgcgatatatatgCTTCTCTGACTTTACATTTCAATCTGTATGATATTTTGACGAGTGTCAGACCGACAGacggattttcacacacaaccatctctagggttgACAGCGAGGGGTCtgaaaaatatccagtgagacacagttctctgggtgaaaacGTATTGCAGAAGACTAAGTTCACAACATGTTGAACCTTGAACACACAACAGCAGATAACCTGCAGCACTTTGTTGAGATGTActgtgtacctaacaaagtggccAGCGAGTGTACGGAACAGCTTGTGATTGTGGGCCACTCCTCACCTGTGGAAACATTGCTCACTCTTCTTACAGGATACATGCAGGTCAACACTTGTTTAGTCATCAGATAGCCCCTGGAGACATGAAGACGCACTCCTGCATTTGCACCTTGTTGCACAACGTCCCTCGCACCAATCAGTGGATACACAAACGTCAGGCCTGTCACTACAGGTGCACAAT encodes:
- the LOC131462501 gene encoding inositol-trisphosphate 3-kinase A-like; its protein translation is MGQTCSDLSHSSAATPGRTRWRADENQQRVCVREPRSGEKPQRGQFRRNPMKNKVLSCLGRRKRDSSQTEGGFCCGNGAAATRRDHRVGKLPRDEAVSAVGERGAAATGCLKTPTSLDANTDAYQDAVTGEETAGSSDASGPVKRPGEVSGAGIEDPKPEREDNASDPPARAMEDHPLGATNNDGRPEPEVRLLTGSCVTAAASFTSDPDIQRTLTASLPDQPLDSGLSITDEHTEAEMTKTDRSDVSCPPTAAGDLNNCCAVETEHRKDSGQDTWIPTGTPSYPGTIPKLIITRDPSPIRSHGAPPLLTVSTDISSCLEPRAEDESPCSDSGCGGSPALMRSLRKLSNSSSIGLSSASSFEESEDDFTGSDIESSLSPARSLCSPDDGTVNKSWQKLKTMVHWSPFIVSFKKRYPWVQLAGHAGNFQAGENGRLLKRYCECEQQCLQKLMKDTLRPHVPGYHGVVQRDEQDYNVMDDLLADFESPSIMDCKMGSRTYLEEELVKARERPRLRKDMYEKMVAVDPGAPTEVERAQQGVLKPRYMQWRETLSSTATLGFRIEGIKRADGTCNTNFKKTKNREQVMQALKDFVDGNTQILKLYLQRLEDLRSVLEQSHFFRTHEVVGSSLLFVHDASGKARVWMIDFGKTVPLVEPQTLDHRSPWSEGNREDGYLWGLDNLIDIFTSMLPHTP